Proteins encoded by one window of Mycolicibacterium sp. ND9-15:
- a CDS encoding MFS transporter has translation MVEIGAPGSPTIQRSPGLLIAGLSVVVLTVAVLQTAVVPVLGIIAEQLNASIVGVSWAVTANLLAAVAATPLLGRLADLHSKHRVLLGVLVVVLAGSLLAATTSSLRLLIVARVLQAASYSLYPISIAILREELSSGRMMSAMAVLSGTLGFGGGTGLVVVGLLMSGDADYHRVFWLTTAFTVLVIAIVLVVVPRRPRHVAGSIDWLGAAGLAVGLSALLLAITQGQSWGWASPVTFGCTLGGVAVLAGWWWWERRISRPLVSTAMLTRRPIMFTNLATIFVGMGLYFAFLGLTLFVQIPREPAGYGFGATVLEASVVYLLPGAFTGFLVALVSGRFIDRHGARPVLLVAATAGIAGFLFITFAHSHTWQIIVASILANAYISLGYGALPALVVSEVDASETGVATSMNAIARTIGSSLAAAVVAMLLSRSVPGTGVPMESSFFAIFLGGAVTSTLALVLIAVSRPSSRPDSAEARYEARAMSHEWG, from the coding sequence GTGGTCGAGATCGGTGCGCCAGGGTCGCCGACCATCCAGCGCTCCCCGGGCCTGCTGATCGCCGGGCTGTCTGTCGTCGTGCTCACCGTCGCGGTCCTGCAGACGGCCGTCGTTCCGGTGCTCGGCATCATCGCCGAGCAACTGAACGCGTCCATCGTCGGCGTCAGCTGGGCGGTCACCGCCAACCTGCTCGCCGCCGTCGCGGCCACCCCGCTGCTCGGCCGGCTCGCCGACCTGCACAGTAAACACCGGGTGCTGCTCGGCGTCCTCGTCGTCGTCCTCGCCGGATCACTGCTCGCCGCCACCACGTCGTCGCTCCGACTGCTCATCGTCGCCCGCGTGCTTCAGGCCGCCTCTTATTCCCTCTATCCGATCAGCATCGCGATCCTCCGCGAAGAGCTGTCCTCCGGGCGCATGATGTCGGCGATGGCGGTGCTGTCCGGCACCTTGGGCTTCGGCGGCGGAACCGGTCTGGTCGTGGTCGGATTGTTGATGAGCGGTGACGCCGACTATCACCGGGTGTTCTGGTTGACGACGGCGTTCACCGTGCTGGTCATCGCGATCGTGCTGGTCGTGGTGCCCCGACGACCGCGCCATGTCGCCGGGTCGATCGACTGGCTGGGCGCGGCCGGGTTGGCGGTGGGTTTGTCGGCGCTGCTGCTGGCGATCACCCAGGGACAGAGTTGGGGGTGGGCCTCACCGGTCACGTTCGGCTGCACCCTTGGCGGTGTGGCCGTGCTGGCCGGTTGGTGGTGGTGGGAGCGACGCATCAGTCGACCGCTGGTGTCGACGGCGATGCTCACCCGGCGACCGATCATGTTCACCAACCTTGCCACGATCTTCGTCGGCATGGGGCTGTATTTCGCGTTTCTCGGGCTGACGCTGTTCGTCCAAATCCCCCGTGAGCCTGCGGGTTACGGCTTCGGCGCGACGGTGTTGGAGGCGAGCGTGGTGTATCTGCTGCCCGGCGCGTTCACCGGCTTTCTCGTCGCGCTGGTCAGCGGGAGGTTCATCGATCGTCACGGCGCACGGCCGGTGCTGCTGGTGGCGGCGACCGCAGGTATCGCCGGGTTCCTGTTCATCACGTTCGCCCACTCGCACACCTGGCAGATCATCGTGGCCAGCATTCTGGCCAACGCGTACATCAGCCTCGGCTACGGCGCGCTGCCCGCGCTGGTGGTCAGCGAGGTCGATGCCTCCGAAACCGGGGTTGCCACGAGCATGAACGCGATCGCGCGCACGATCGGCAGCTCGCTCGCGGCCGCCGTCGTCGCCATGCTGCTCAGTCGGTCGGTGCCCGGTACGGGCGTGCCGATGGAGAGCAGCTTTTTCGCGATCTTCCTAGGCGGGGCGGTGACGTCGACTCTCGCGCTGGTGTTGATCGCCGTCTCCCGCCCGTCGTCGCGGCCGGATTCCGCGGAGGCGCGCTACGAAGCGCGCGCCATGAGCCACGAGTGGGGCTGA
- a CDS encoding MlaD family protein translates to MLTRFVRNQLIIFTIASVVGMAVMVFSYMQVPTLLGVGRITVKLELPATGGLYRFSNVTYRGVQVGKVLEVRPTRDGAVATLSLATSPKIPADTRADVRSVSAVGEQYVDLNPDDASGPYLQDGSVIPKQHTTIPQAVGPMLDQASALIDSIPKDRISDLLDESFKGLNGAGYDFGSLVDSSATVVADTNAVADRTRALIDDSRPLLEGQAQSADAIRTWARSVAGITAQLEANDPQLRTILDIGPGAADEASRLFNDVKATLPVLLANLTAIGEVGVTYNASLEQLLVLFPPYVAATQTVGVSRNNPTGMALGDFTAVMNDPPACTVGFLPPNMWRSPEDETIVDTPEGLYCKLPQDSPIGVRGARNYPCMGQPGKRAATVEQCKSDKPFEPLAMRQHVLGPYPVDPNLIAQGILPEDRVDFGERIHAPVEGTPMPPAAPPRPAPAPISPPAVAPSAFGPTAADRPAVAFATYDPQTGQYATPEGKVFRQADLAATAGPRSWRDFYVTSR, encoded by the coding sequence ATGCTCACCCGCTTCGTGAGGAACCAGCTGATCATCTTCACCATCGCGTCGGTGGTCGGCATGGCGGTGATGGTGTTCAGCTACATGCAAGTCCCGACCTTGCTTGGAGTCGGGCGGATCACGGTGAAGCTCGAATTGCCCGCCACCGGAGGGTTGTACCGGTTTTCCAACGTGACCTATCGCGGCGTTCAGGTCGGAAAGGTTCTCGAAGTGCGGCCCACCCGGGATGGCGCCGTCGCCACGCTCTCGCTCGCGACGTCGCCGAAAATCCCGGCGGATACCCGAGCGGATGTGCGCAGCGTCTCGGCAGTCGGCGAGCAATACGTCGACCTGAATCCTGACGACGCGAGCGGTCCCTACCTCCAGGACGGTTCCGTCATTCCGAAGCAGCACACGACGATTCCGCAGGCGGTCGGCCCGATGCTCGATCAGGCCAGCGCGCTGATCGACAGCATTCCCAAGGACCGGATCAGTGATCTGCTTGACGAGTCCTTCAAGGGCCTCAACGGTGCCGGCTACGACTTCGGCTCACTAGTGGACTCGTCGGCCACGGTCGTCGCTGACACGAACGCGGTCGCCGACCGTACCCGGGCGTTGATCGACGACAGTCGGCCGCTACTGGAAGGCCAAGCGCAGTCCGCGGACGCCATCAGGACCTGGGCGCGCAGCGTCGCAGGAATCACCGCGCAACTCGAGGCCAACGACCCACAGCTACGGACCATTCTCGACATCGGACCAGGTGCGGCGGATGAGGCGTCACGGTTGTTCAACGACGTGAAAGCCACCCTGCCGGTCCTGCTGGCGAACCTCACCGCGATCGGGGAGGTGGGCGTGACCTACAACGCCTCGCTCGAGCAACTTCTCGTGCTGTTCCCGCCGTATGTCGCTGCGACCCAGACGGTCGGCGTCTCCCGGAACAATCCGACGGGTATGGCGTTGGGCGACTTCACGGCGGTGATGAACGACCCACCCGCATGCACGGTTGGCTTCCTGCCGCCAAACATGTGGCGATCGCCGGAGGACGAGACGATCGTCGACACCCCGGAGGGCCTGTACTGCAAGCTGCCGCAGGATTCGCCGATCGGTGTCCGTGGCGCCAGAAATTACCCTTGCATGGGACAGCCCGGGAAGCGCGCGGCGACCGTCGAGCAATGCAAGAGCGACAAGCCCTTCGAACCACTCGCGATGCGCCAGCACGTGCTTGGTCCCTACCCGGTCGACCCCAATCTGATCGCCCAGGGCATCCTGCCAGAAGATCGGGTGGACTTCGGTGAGCGTATTCACGCGCCGGTGGAGGGCACGCCGATGCCACCTGCTGCCCCGCCGAGACCGGCACCCGCGCCGATTTCTCCACCCGCCGTTGCCCCGAGTGCGTTCGGGCCGACTGCAGCTGACCGCCCGGCGGTGGCGTTCGCCACGTATGACCCTCAAACGGGTCAGTACGCCACCCCGGAGGGAAAGGTGTTCCGCCAGGCAGACCTCGCGGCGACCGCCGGTCCGCGGTCGTGGCGGGACTTTTATGTGACATCGAGGTGA
- a CDS encoding MCE family protein has translation MRRLVLTAACIALTATGCSFDGLNSLPLPGTVGRGPDAVVYHITLANVGTLEPNSPVMIGDVVVGSVSGMRVRNFTADVEVSVRPDAVIPANAVATVGQTSLLGSMHLALNPPPGQAPTGRLERGATLGLNQSSTYPSTEQTLSSLSVVVNGGGLGQVGDIVREFNAALNGRESEIRSLLIRLNDFVGMLDTQRNDINASISAMNRMSSTFADQRDVISSALQRIPPALDTLIRERPRITEALDKLRRFSDTATGLINDSQADIVRNLENLEPTLRALADVGPNLGTVLSYAPTFPYTQSFIDRAIRGDYMNQFIVFDFTIPRLKRGLFLGTRWGQEGAPMVPAPGDPWYLTYTLDPLNAPITPAPTEVADIPPLLEAPQPGKDSELTEHAAGAAPGPVPDHNVLPAPASPGPVPGEGGN, from the coding sequence CTGCGTCGTCTGGTGCTGACCGCGGCTTGTATCGCCCTGACGGCGACCGGATGCTCGTTTGACGGGCTGAACTCGCTGCCGCTGCCGGGCACCGTGGGCCGCGGCCCGGACGCCGTCGTCTACCACATCACGCTGGCCAATGTCGGTACGCTCGAGCCGAACTCACCGGTCATGATCGGTGACGTCGTCGTCGGTTCGGTCAGCGGAATGCGGGTCCGCAACTTCACCGCCGATGTCGAGGTGTCGGTACGCCCCGACGCCGTCATTCCGGCGAACGCGGTGGCCACGGTCGGACAGACGAGCCTGCTCGGCTCGATGCACCTGGCGTTGAACCCGCCACCGGGTCAGGCGCCGACCGGCAGGCTGGAGCGGGGTGCGACCCTCGGGCTGAACCAGTCGTCGACTTACCCGTCGACCGAGCAGACGTTGTCGTCGCTGTCAGTCGTGGTCAACGGTGGGGGACTCGGGCAGGTTGGCGACATCGTCCGAGAGTTCAACGCTGCGCTCAACGGACGCGAGAGCGAGATCAGGAGTCTGTTGATCCGGCTCAACGACTTCGTCGGCATGCTCGACACCCAGCGCAACGACATCAACGCGTCGATCTCGGCGATGAACCGGATGTCTTCGACGTTCGCCGACCAGCGCGATGTGATCAGCTCTGCACTGCAACGGATTCCGCCCGCCCTGGACACCCTGATCAGGGAGCGGCCGCGAATCACCGAGGCGTTGGACAAACTACGACGGTTCAGCGACACCGCCACCGGGCTGATCAACGACTCGCAGGCCGACATCGTGCGCAATCTGGAGAATCTCGAGCCGACGTTGCGTGCGCTCGCCGATGTAGGGCCGAATCTGGGCACCGTGCTGTCGTATGCGCCGACTTTTCCCTACACGCAGAGCTTCATCGACCGTGCTATTCGCGGCGACTACATGAACCAGTTCATCGTCTTCGACTTCACCATCCCACGGCTCAAGCGGGGCCTGTTCCTTGGCACGCGATGGGGGCAGGAGGGCGCGCCGATGGTCCCCGCGCCGGGCGACCCCTGGTATCTGACCTACACCCTCGACCCGTTGAACGCGCCGATCACACCCGCGCCAACAGAGGTGGCCGATATTCCACCTCTGCTGGAAGCACCGCAGCCGGGGAAAGATTCAGAGCTGACGGAACACGCGGCGGGTGCCGCCCCCGGGCCCGTACCGGACCACAACGTGCTGCCGGCACCAGCGTCGCCAGGACCCGTGCCCGGTGAGGGAGGCAACTGA
- a CDS encoding polyamine ABC transporter substrate-binding protein: MPYETDPRLARFVPNRTTRRRFIGGSAAAAAALALGPSFLAACGSDSGTTGTTTQDGGPASGTLRISNWPLYMADGFIEAFQHASGITVDYKQDFNDNEEWFAKVKEPLSRKQDIGTDLVVPTAFMATQIRNLNWVNEFSADGIPNKKNLRLDLLDAQMDPGRRWSAPYMSGMVGLAYNRAATGRDLTKIDDLWDPAYKGRVSMLSDFQDGLGMIMQSQGGDPASPSTESVQKAVDLVRAENDKGQIRRFTGNDYVEDLAAGNVVIAQAYSSDVVQLQADNPDLQFVVPESGGTDFLDTMVIPYTTQNQKAAEAWIDFVYDRANYAKLIAFTQFVPVLSDMTADLDRVDPNLARNELINPPQSTLDRIKAWAPLEDEQKQQYAAMYAEVTGG, encoded by the coding sequence ATGCCCTATGAGACGGATCCGCGCCTCGCCCGTTTCGTCCCCAACCGCACGACGCGTCGCCGCTTCATCGGCGGGAGCGCCGCCGCGGCAGCAGCTCTGGCCTTGGGCCCGTCGTTCCTCGCGGCGTGTGGGTCCGACAGCGGCACCACGGGCACCACTACCCAAGACGGCGGACCGGCCAGTGGCACACTGCGGATTTCGAACTGGCCGCTGTACATGGCCGACGGCTTCATCGAAGCATTCCAGCACGCTTCGGGCATCACCGTCGACTACAAGCAAGACTTCAACGACAACGAAGAATGGTTCGCCAAGGTCAAGGAACCGTTGTCGCGCAAGCAAGACATCGGCACCGACCTCGTCGTACCGACCGCCTTCATGGCCACACAGATCCGCAATCTCAACTGGGTCAACGAATTCAGCGCTGACGGTATCCCGAACAAGAAGAACCTGAGGCTCGATCTGCTCGATGCCCAGATGGACCCGGGCCGCAGGTGGAGCGCACCCTACATGAGCGGCATGGTCGGCCTCGCCTACAACCGGGCCGCGACCGGCCGCGACCTCACGAAGATCGACGACCTGTGGGATCCGGCCTACAAGGGCCGTGTCAGCATGCTCTCGGATTTCCAGGACGGCCTGGGCATGATCATGCAGTCCCAAGGCGGCGACCCGGCATCGCCCAGCACCGAGTCGGTGCAGAAGGCGGTGGACCTCGTCCGAGCGGAGAACGACAAAGGGCAGATCCGCCGGTTCACCGGAAACGACTACGTCGAAGACCTGGCCGCCGGCAATGTCGTGATCGCGCAGGCCTATTCGAGTGACGTCGTGCAGTTGCAGGCCGACAATCCCGATCTGCAGTTCGTGGTCCCGGAATCCGGTGGCACCGACTTCCTCGACACGATGGTGATCCCCTACACGACACAGAACCAGAAGGCCGCCGAAGCGTGGATCGACTTCGTCTACGACCGGGCCAATTACGCGAAGCTGATCGCCTTCACGCAATTCGTGCCGGTGCTCTCGGACATGACCGCGGACCTCGACCGGGTCGACCCCAACCTCGCCAGGAACGAACTGATCAATCCGCCGCAGTCGACGCTTGACCGGATCAAGGCCTGGGCGCCGCTCGAGGATGAGCAGAAGCAGCAGTACGCCGCGATGTACGCAGAAGTCACCGGCGGTTGA
- a CDS encoding class I SAM-dependent methyltransferase: MSEPKELPVNHHADHPGFAGPMGVCVGVALLAMGGATARLAADLTAVRAGDTVVDIGCGPGGAAREAARRGAAVVGIDPAPVMLRLARLFTRREDIAWMRGTAERVPLPDGAATVAWSLATVHHWQDVDAGLAEMHRLLAPRGRLLAVERQVDRDATGFASHGWTREQAETFAALCRSVGFRDVIVGRHAAGRRDVWSVQAVRA, encoded by the coding sequence ATGAGTGAACCGAAGGAACTGCCGGTCAACCACCACGCGGACCATCCCGGGTTCGCCGGCCCGATGGGCGTGTGCGTCGGAGTGGCCCTGCTGGCCATGGGCGGGGCCACTGCGCGCCTTGCCGCCGACCTCACCGCGGTGCGCGCCGGCGACACGGTCGTCGACATCGGCTGCGGTCCGGGCGGGGCCGCACGAGAGGCGGCGCGTCGAGGAGCGGCGGTCGTCGGGATCGATCCGGCGCCCGTGATGCTCCGGCTTGCCCGCTTATTCACTCGTCGCGAGGACATCGCCTGGATGAGGGGCACCGCCGAGCGCGTGCCGCTGCCGGACGGAGCGGCCACGGTGGCGTGGTCGCTGGCGACGGTGCACCACTGGCAGGACGTCGATGCGGGGCTGGCGGAGATGCACCGGCTCCTGGCGCCGCGGGGACGGCTCCTCGCGGTCGAACGGCAGGTCGACCGTGACGCGACCGGCTTCGCCAGCCATGGCTGGACCCGCGAACAGGCCGAAACCTTTGCGGCACTGTGCCGTTCGGTCGGCTTTCGCGACGTCATCGTCGGTCGGCACGCGGCAGGTCGGCGTGACGTCTGGTCAGTGCAAGCCGTCCGCGCCTGA
- a CDS encoding SDR family NAD(P)-dependent oxidoreductase encodes MKTAVVTGGGSGIGRAVVDRLRADGHHVAIVDLTPNDDEFAFTADVTDRAQVDAALSAIRARLGPVTILVNAAGLDGFSRFSDITFDQWKRVIDVNLNGVFHCIQAVLPDMVEAGWGRTVNISSSSTHSGAPYMAHYVAAKSAVNGLTKTLALEYGPAGITVNAVPPGFIDTPMLRAAEGRGYLGDIQATIDATPVRRMGKPEDIAAACAFLISEEAGYITGQILGVNGGRNT; translated from the coding sequence ATGAAGACAGCGGTCGTCACCGGTGGCGGTTCAGGGATCGGACGCGCGGTCGTGGACCGGTTACGTGCCGACGGTCACCACGTCGCCATAGTCGACTTGACGCCCAACGACGACGAGTTCGCCTTCACTGCCGATGTGACCGACCGCGCACAGGTCGACGCCGCGCTTTCGGCCATCCGGGCCCGGCTTGGGCCGGTGACGATCTTGGTCAACGCCGCCGGCTTGGACGGGTTCTCGCGGTTCAGCGACATCACGTTCGACCAGTGGAAACGCGTCATCGACGTCAACCTCAACGGCGTATTCCACTGCATCCAGGCCGTACTGCCGGACATGGTCGAGGCGGGCTGGGGCCGGACCGTCAACATCTCGTCGTCGAGCACTCACTCCGGGGCGCCGTACATGGCGCACTACGTGGCGGCGAAATCGGCGGTCAACGGGCTGACCAAGACGCTGGCGCTGGAGTACGGACCGGCCGGCATCACGGTGAACGCCGTACCACCGGGCTTCATCGACACCCCGATGCTGCGCGCGGCCGAGGGGAGGGGGTACCTCGGCGATATCCAGGCGACCATCGACGCGACACCCGTACGCCGAATGGGCAAGCCGGAGGACATCGCGGCGGCATGCGCATTTCTCATCTCCGAAGAGGCCGGCTACATCACCGGGCAGATCCTCGGCGTCAACGGCGGCCGCAACACCTAA
- a CDS encoding MCE family protein, which yields MTGRRRLKAVLLVALAGLLVAGSALVVHHVFFAPRTITAYFTSATAIYPGDEVRVAGVEVGRIESIEPDGAQARMRLSVDRDVPIPADAKAVIVAQNLVSARYVQLAPAYETSGPTMPDGAVIGVDRTAVPVEWDEVKDQLTRLATELGPQAGVSGTSVSRFIDSAANAMDGNGDRLRETIRQLSQVGRILADGSGNIVDIIKHLETFVTALRDSNTEIVQFQDRLATVASVVDASRSDLDAALTNLSEAVGEVKRFIEGSRNQTAEQIQRLAAVTQNLADNRLTLENLLHVAPNAIGNGYNIYNPDTGTMIGAFAMSNFSNPVQLICSSIAAVKNATAPESAKLCAQYLGPALRLLNFNYLPMPVNAYLQKSPSPDNLVYSDPDLAPGGAGGAPLPPEISPVVSAYTGAGDVPPPAGWGTPPGPSGAYVPNGLPASPQPALFPGAPIPPGPPPAARASEPKSLQDMLLPAETSAMPPGPPPAVGEPS from the coding sequence ATGACCGGCCGTAGACGGCTGAAGGCTGTACTGCTGGTGGCGCTGGCCGGCCTCTTGGTCGCGGGTTCGGCGTTGGTGGTGCACCACGTCTTCTTCGCGCCGAGGACCATCACGGCATACTTCACCTCGGCGACCGCGATCTATCCCGGCGACGAGGTGCGGGTCGCCGGCGTCGAAGTGGGCAGGATCGAATCCATCGAACCGGACGGGGCGCAGGCCCGGATGCGGCTCTCGGTCGACCGCGACGTCCCGATCCCCGCCGACGCCAAGGCGGTCATCGTGGCCCAGAACCTGGTTTCGGCGCGGTACGTACAACTTGCGCCCGCCTATGAGACCAGCGGGCCGACCATGCCCGACGGCGCTGTGATCGGCGTCGACCGCACCGCGGTGCCTGTGGAATGGGATGAGGTCAAGGACCAACTCACGCGGCTGGCAACGGAACTGGGTCCTCAAGCGGGTGTGTCCGGCACATCTGTCTCGCGGTTCATCGACAGCGCCGCCAACGCGATGGACGGCAATGGGGACAGATTGCGTGAGACCATCCGGCAGCTGTCGCAAGTCGGCCGGATCCTGGCCGACGGCAGCGGGAACATCGTCGACATCATCAAGCACCTTGAAACGTTCGTGACGGCGTTGCGCGACAGCAACACTGAGATTGTGCAGTTCCAGGACCGGCTGGCCACGGTCGCCAGCGTGGTGGACGCCAGCAGGTCGGACCTCGACGCTGCGCTGACCAACCTGTCGGAGGCGGTCGGTGAGGTGAAGCGGTTCATCGAAGGCAGCCGGAATCAGACCGCCGAACAGATCCAGCGGTTGGCCGCCGTCACCCAGAACCTCGCGGACAACCGACTGACATTGGAAAACCTGCTGCACGTTGCGCCTAACGCGATCGGCAACGGCTACAACATCTACAACCCCGACACCGGGACCATGATCGGCGCCTTTGCGATGTCGAACTTCTCCAACCCCGTGCAGCTCATCTGCTCGTCGATCGCGGCCGTGAAGAACGCCACCGCACCGGAATCCGCCAAGCTCTGCGCCCAGTACCTGGGGCCGGCGCTGCGCCTGCTCAACTTCAACTACCTTCCGATGCCGGTCAACGCCTACCTGCAAAAGTCGCCGAGCCCAGACAATCTCGTGTACTCCGACCCGGACCTGGCGCCGGGTGGCGCCGGCGGCGCACCGCTGCCGCCCGAGATCTCGCCGGTGGTGTCGGCCTACACCGGCGCCGGCGACGTGCCACCCCCGGCAGGCTGGGGGACACCGCCCGGTCCGTCCGGGGCCTACGTTCCGAACGGACTGCCCGCCTCGCCGCAACCGGCGTTGTTCCCGGGTGCGCCGATTCCACCCGGACCGCCGCCCGCAGCGCGCGCTTCGGAACCAAAGAGTCTGCAGGACATGCTGTTACCGGCCGAGACGTCGGCAATGCCGCCAGGCCCACCGCCGGCGGTAGGGGAGCCGTCGTGA
- a CDS encoding type II toxin-antitoxin system Rv0910 family toxin, protein MAAVDVSVSSDLSPHDAWALASDLSRFDEWLTIFGGWRGEVPADIEVGTCVSSLIKVKGFRNTIHWHVTRYDDPKVIELVGRGRPGIRICLTLCVRDEKRGSTFQVVADLSGGLLNTRIGNLVAKVIESDVHKSVANLAALR, encoded by the coding sequence ATGGCAGCAGTGGACGTTTCGGTGTCGTCGGATCTCAGCCCGCACGATGCGTGGGCGCTGGCCTCGGACCTGAGCCGGTTCGACGAGTGGCTGACGATCTTCGGCGGGTGGCGTGGCGAGGTTCCCGCGGACATCGAGGTGGGCACCTGCGTGTCGTCGCTGATCAAGGTCAAGGGATTCCGCAACACCATCCACTGGCACGTCACCCGCTACGACGATCCGAAGGTGATCGAGTTGGTCGGGCGGGGCCGGCCGGGCATCCGTATCTGCCTGACGCTGTGTGTCCGCGACGAAAAACGGGGTTCGACGTTTCAGGTGGTCGCCGATCTCTCGGGTGGGTTGCTGAACACGCGCATCGGCAACTTGGTCGCCAAGGTGATCGAGTCCGACGTGCACAAGTCGGTCGCCAACCTGGCCGCCTTGCGCTGA
- a CDS encoding TetR/AcrR family transcriptional regulator, translated as MATVDDESSGTRQRLIDVAVALFTKHSYAGTSLQMIADELGFTKAAIYHHFRTREQLLAAVLEPMFAQLRGIVEAAESQRTARGRAEYMLSGYADLAVRNRGLAAVLAADPSVATALQQHQDWSDLIARQLRLLADVEPGPAGEIQAAMVFAGMAGAVGPMRVRLDDDALATHLMAAGRRTLGLRTPRRPTEHILRQPISERTTQ; from the coding sequence GTGGCGACCGTGGACGACGAGTCGAGCGGCACTCGACAACGCCTCATCGACGTCGCGGTCGCGCTGTTCACCAAGCACAGCTATGCCGGCACGTCGCTGCAGATGATCGCCGACGAACTGGGCTTCACGAAAGCCGCTATCTATCACCACTTCCGGACACGCGAACAACTGCTGGCCGCCGTGCTCGAGCCGATGTTCGCGCAGTTGCGCGGCATCGTCGAAGCCGCCGAGTCGCAGCGGACCGCTCGGGGCAGAGCGGAATACATGCTCAGCGGCTACGCCGACCTCGCCGTGCGCAATCGCGGTCTCGCCGCTGTCCTGGCCGCGGACCCGAGCGTGGCCACCGCGCTCCAGCAGCACCAGGACTGGAGCGACCTGATCGCCCGTCAACTGCGGCTCCTCGCCGACGTCGAGCCGGGCCCGGCGGGCGAGATCCAGGCGGCCATGGTCTTCGCGGGCATGGCCGGTGCGGTGGGGCCGATGAGGGTGCGACTCGATGACGACGCGCTGGCCACGCATCTGATGGCTGCGGGTAGGCGCACACTAGGGCTGCGAACGCCACGTCGGCCCACGGAACACATTCTCCGGCAACCTATTAGCGAAAGGACAACGCAATGA
- a CDS encoding MCE family protein, whose product MLKYRGSSLARAGFIGVVLIVLVIAIGLQPERLWSLATSIKYQALFVEAGGLTSANDVKVSGMKVGSVTDVALSKGKALITFNIDSGVRLGSQTTAHIRTGTLLGERMLTLEPAGDGRMDPSDVIPLSRTASPYTLADAVSEFTNNTAATDTVSLNHSLDTLSETIDRIAPQLGPTFDGLSRLSHSLNGRDRTLGKLLDSAADVTAVLSERSEQLNTLILNANDFMGVLKARRYAIVTLLANTSAVAQHLTGMVHDNEQELAPTLEKLNSVYEMLERNRDNIVKALDGLAKYQVTQGEAVNNGFYYNAFVGNLLPGQALQPFLDYIWGYRRGVNAGQPPDNAGPRAEFPFPNNGIPGGSR is encoded by the coding sequence ATGCTCAAATATCGTGGATCGTCGCTTGCCCGGGCCGGTTTCATCGGCGTGGTGCTCATTGTCCTCGTCATCGCCATCGGGCTGCAGCCCGAACGGTTGTGGTCGCTGGCCACTTCGATCAAGTATCAGGCGCTGTTCGTCGAGGCGGGCGGGCTGACGTCTGCCAACGACGTGAAAGTGTCCGGCATGAAAGTGGGTTCGGTAACCGACGTCGCGTTGAGCAAGGGTAAAGCGCTGATCACCTTCAATATCGACAGCGGGGTGCGACTTGGCTCGCAAACCACCGCCCACATCCGCACCGGGACGTTGCTCGGCGAGCGGATGCTGACCCTGGAGCCCGCCGGAGATGGCCGGATGGACCCCTCGGACGTGATACCGCTGTCGCGGACGGCGTCGCCGTACACGTTGGCCGACGCAGTCAGCGAGTTCACGAACAACACCGCCGCGACGGACACCGTGTCGCTGAACCACTCGCTGGACACGCTGTCGGAGACGATCGATCGGATCGCCCCTCAACTGGGACCGACCTTCGACGGCTTGAGCCGGTTGTCCCACTCGCTGAACGGGCGTGACCGAACACTGGGCAAGCTTCTCGACAGCGCCGCCGATGTCACAGCTGTGCTGTCCGAACGCAGTGAGCAACTCAACACCTTGATACTCAATGCCAACGACTTCATGGGGGTTCTAAAGGCGCGTCGGTACGCGATCGTCACGCTGCTGGCCAACACCTCGGCGGTCGCCCAACACTTGACCGGCATGGTGCACGACAACGAGCAGGAACTCGCACCGACCCTGGAGAAGCTGAACTCCGTCTACGAGATGCTGGAACGCAACCGCGACAACATCGTCAAGGCGCTCGACGGTCTGGCCAAATACCAGGTCACCCAGGGGGAAGCGGTCAACAACGGTTTCTACTACAACGCGTTCGTCGGAAACCTGCTGCCCGGTCAGGCGCTGCAACCGTTCCTGGACTACATCTGGGGCTATCGGCGCGGTGTCAATGCTGGTCAGCCGCCGGACAACGCCGGACCGCGTGCCGAATTCCCGTTCCCCAACAACGGTATTCCGGGAGGGTCGCGATGA